In Halopiger aswanensis, the DNA window GCCACGTCCAGACCCACAACCACCTGGACATGGGGATGTACGGCATCCTCCGGGTCGACCCTGCGGGCTACACCCCGCCAGATCAGGAGTACTTCCTGACGCTCCGGGAGTGGGACAGCCGCCTCCACGAACGAGAAGCCGGCGGCGACGGCGACTACAACGCCGGCGACCGCTCTCCGAACCGCTACACCGTCAACGGCCGGAGCGCCCCCACGACATTCAATCCCGAACTCGGCTCGCCGCTCGTGGTCGGCGCCGGCGACACCGTGCGGGTCCACGTCGTCAACGCGGGCTACGAACAGCACGCGTTCCACACCCACGGCCACCGCTTCACCGTCGTCGAGAAGGACGGCAGTCCGATTCCCGAGGCCGCTCGGTACCAGGAGGACGTCGTCGGCATCGCCCCGGCTGAACGGGTCACTCTCGAGTTCGAAGCCGACTCCGAACCGGGAATCTACCCCGTCCACTGCCACAAGGTCGACCACGTCACCACCGACGGCGCCTACCCCGGCGGCATGGCGACCGCCATCGTCTACGAGGACGCCATGGACACCGACGAGTTCGCCGCGGTCATGGACGACGCCGGCTACGACGGGTAACTGCATCCCGTCGTTCCGTTCAGTCTT includes these proteins:
- a CDS encoding multicopper oxidase domain-containing protein gives rise to the protein MTSNTSSSGMRRRTVLSIAGAGALGSLAGCLSTLSSGDAAGSDGPESDSTDDGSDEDAPLTDYEYTAPPQIVDLAEQNHQSTLRTVPARHQLVTDEAKGGPVELPEVWAWQADDLEPSVPGPIYRMQEGETFELTFENSEHDRPHTVHVHAVGKSWSDDGAPISTRTDVQPGESHTYELEGDVPGTHFYHCHVQTHNHLDMGMYGILRVDPAGYTPPDQEYFLTLREWDSRLHEREAGGDGDYNAGDRSPNRYTVNGRSAPTTFNPELGSPLVVGAGDTVRVHVVNAGYEQHAFHTHGHRFTVVEKDGSPIPEAARYQEDVVGIAPAERVTLEFEADSEPGIYPVHCHKVDHVTTDGAYPGGMATAIVYEDAMDTDEFAAVMDDAGYDG